The following DNA comes from Myxococcales bacterium.
ACGAACCCGATCCGCTACCGAACGCTCGACGCCAAAGAGGCCGTGGCGGATGTCGCCTATCGCCTGAGTGAAGTGATCGCGATCTATCCGATCACCTCAGCGTCCATCATGGGCGAGCACGCCGACGCGTGGTCCGTGCGAACCTGTGGGGCACGGTCCCCGAGGTGGTGGAGATGAGGGGACCAGGCAGAAGGCACCGTCCTACATGACGTTCGAGGTCACCTCGGAGCAGCAGGAGGACATCTCGCCGTTCCTGGAGGAGGTCCGGGCGCTGGTGCACGACGCGGGGCTCATCCTCGTTTCGGCGACCCCGATCGGCTGAGGTCGGGCTTGATGGAGGTTGAACGATGTGTAATCGTATATCTACGATGAACGACCGAGCTGCCGCCGACTGCTGTCCCGAGCCGAGCGCCGAGCCTGATCTTCGGCCCGTCGAGGGCAAGGAGGCGGACGACGAGCTCGCTGCGCTGGCGAAGGCCATCGCGCACCCGGCCCGCGTACAGATCATTCGGATTCTCGTACGAAAGACCGCCTGCGTGTGCGGCGACATCGTGGACGAGCTTCCGCTGGCCCAGTCGACCGTCTCGCAGCACCTCAAGGTGCTCAAGGAGGCGGGCCTCATCCGCGGCGAGGTCGACGGGCCGCGCGTCTGCTACTGCATCGAACCGCGTGCCCTGCGCAGGCTCAAGGTGCTCGTGGCGGGGATGTGAGGGTGGTCGTGTCTCCAGGCTATCGGCCATCGTCGATGAACGAAAGGATGTCTCCATGATTGCTGTTCGCGTCTTCGACCCCGCCATGTGCTGCTCCACCGGGATCTGCGGCCCCTCGGTCGACCCGCAGCTCGTTCGCTTCGCGGCGGATCTCGACTGGCTCAAGAGCCAGGGCGTGTCGGTCGAGCGGTTCAACCTCTCGCAGCAGCCTGGGGCCTTCGCCGACGACTGGGCGGTCAAGACCGCGCTCGAGACGAAGGGCGAAGCCGGCCTGCCCCTGGTGAAGGTGAACGGCGAGGTCAAGAGCAGCGGGACTTACCCGTCGCGCGATGAGCTCGCGACGTGGGCGGGAATCGGCGCTCCGGCGGCGAGCCTCTTCACGGAGGCCGTGGCCGAGCTCGTCGCGATCGGCGCTGCCATCGCCTCGAACTGCGAGCCTGGCTTCAAGTTCCACTACGACAAGGCGCGCAAGCTCGGCGTCTCTCGCGAGGACATGCTGCGCGCCGTCACCACGGCGCAGAACGTCAAGGATGCGCCCGCCAAGGCGATGCTCGACCTCGCTCAGCGATACCTGAGCCGAGACGCGGCCGAGGCCAGTGCAGCCGCGAGTCCAGAGCCGGCGCCCAAGGAGACAGCGAGCGGCTGCTGCGGGCCGGCCAAGACCGAGACGAGCGCTCCGAAGGAGAAGGCCAGCGGCTGCTGCGGACCTTCCACCAAGAGCGAGTCGTCCGCGCCGAAGAAGTCCGGCTGCTGCTGAAAGGAACCGTCCTGTCCACGCTGATCCAGAATCCGACACGCATCCTGTTCTTCACGGGCAAGGGCGGCGTGGGCAAGACCTCCTCGGCCTGCGCCACGGCCATCGGCCTCGCCGACGCCGGCAAGCGTGTGCTGCTCGTCAGCACCGACCCGGCCTCCAACCTCGACGAGGTGCTCGGCGTGAAGCTCTCGTCGACGCCGACAGCAGTTCCGAACGTCCCCGGCCTCCGGGCGCTGAACATCGATCCGGTGCAGGCGGCGCACGCCTATCGCGAGCGCGTGGTCGGGCCCTACCGAGGCGTGCTCCCCACCGTCGCGATCGCGAGCATGGAGGAGCAGCTCTCGGGCGCGTGCACGGTCGAGATCGCGGCGTTCGACGAGTTCTCGAAGCTCCTCGGGGACAAGGCCGCGACGGCTGCCTTCGACCACGTCATCTTCGACACGGCGCCCACCGGGCACACGCTGCGACTCCTCGAGCTGCCGGCGGCGTGGTCGAACTTCATCGACACGAACGTCGGCGGGACGTCATGCCTCGGACCGCTGTCCGGGCTGAACGCTCAGAAGGCGCTCTACGCTGCGTCGAACGAAGCGCTCCGCGATCCCGCGCAGACGATTCTCGTGCTCGTCGCGCGACCTGAGCGTTCCTCCCTCACCGAGGCCGAACGCACGCGGGCTGAGCTCGCCCAGCTCGGCGTGGGCAACGTCCGCCTGATCTTGAACGGCGTCTTCCACGCACGCGATGCGAGCGACGCGACAGCGGTCGCAATGGAGGCTCGGGGGCGCGCGGCGCTGGAATCGCTGCCCGCCGGCCTTCGTGAGCTCGGCCGGGTCGACGTTCCGCTCCTCCCGTTCGGGCTTGTCGGGATCGACGCGCTCCGC
Coding sequences within:
- a CDS encoding winged helix-turn-helix transcriptional regulator, with translation MNDRAAADCCPEPSAEPDLRPVEGKEADDELAALAKAIAHPARVQIIRILVRKTACVCGDIVDELPLAQSTVSQHLKVLKEAGLIRGEVDGPRVCYCIEPRALRRLKVLVAGM
- the arsD gene encoding arsenite efflux transporter metallochaperone ArsD — protein: MIAVRVFDPAMCCSTGICGPSVDPQLVRFAADLDWLKSQGVSVERFNLSQQPGAFADDWAVKTALETKGEAGLPLVKVNGEVKSSGTYPSRDELATWAGIGAPAASLFTEAVAELVAIGAAIASNCEPGFKFHYDKARKLGVSREDMLRAVTTAQNVKDAPAKAMLDLAQRYLSRDAAEASAAASPEPAPKETASGCCGPAKTETSAPKEKASGCCGPSTKSESSAPKKSGCC